A region of Lycium barbarum isolate Lr01 chromosome 3, ASM1917538v2, whole genome shotgun sequence DNA encodes the following proteins:
- the LOC132630364 gene encoding uncharacterized protein LOC132630364 translates to MAESKSSFHPALVVSNIKNLVPITLEMENVQYATWAELFKIHARSHKVIDHIIPPAKGKEKPPKTEEEMELWVTLDATVLQLIYATISQDLLHTILEPDTTAMEAWNRLRDIFQDNKHSRAVTLEYDFTH, encoded by the coding sequence ATGGCTGAGTCCAAATCATCTTTTCACCCTGCTCTTGTTGTTTCTAACATCAAGAATCTTGTTCCCATCACCCTTGAGATGGAGAACGTTCAATATGCAACGTGGGCGGAACTCTTCAAAATTCACGCACGATCTCACAAAGTCATAGACCATATTATTCCTCCGGCAAAAGGCAAGGAGAAGCCCCCTAAGACAGAGGAGGAGATGGAACTGTGGGTCACCCTCGATGCCACGGTACTCCAATTGATCTATGCCACTATCTCTCAAGATTTGCTACATACAATTCTTGAACCCGACACCACGGCGATGGAGGCTTGGAATAGGTTGCGTGATATTTTCCAAGATAACAAACACTCCCGTGCTGTCACACTTGAGTACGATTTCACACACTGA